TCCCTGTGAGAGCGCAGCTACAGGGTCAGTAAAAGCTGTAGATGCGCATGCAGACACAATATGGACATTATTGCAGCTGCAGACTCTGTGGCCTGGACAGTGATGCACGCTGGCGGTTGGCCAATTCTGCTACTGTACCAGCCAGATGTCCCGCCTCCTGTTGCTCCTGCACCAATCAAAGTCTCAGATACACCGGAAATTAGGGGGCCCGTGAAAGTGACATCAGAATCATTCGAAAAGGACGTAAGATACGTTCGTTGTATTTAAATTTCACACCATTCACAATCTGAATGGACTGACTCCAGGCCTGCGAGTGGTAGTTCTATCTTATTATCTCCGAAATAAAACACTATAGCACCTTAATTACAAAAAAGAAGCTAAGTACATATAttgattcatttaatttcaaacCCATTAACTTTAATTTGCTTAATGGAGTCTTTAAGCTTAAAAGCGTTTGCAGTGCTTTTACTATTGCACCATTTCTTGTAGATAAAGAACTATAACTTATCTAACTTCAAGAACACAaacttttcatttattattttgaaattatgaATTAGCACAATGGTGGTGGGTGATAAAAGGAGGGGGGTATGGCCTTTTCTTTATCATAACATCCATTTAACATTAATTTGTACAAAAGCATGCATTTAGAGAAATATTAGATAACTTTCTCTCCCTGTACCTGTACCCTATAAAAACTTGAACCTAAAAATGAGACTTAAACCTGTTTTGctgatttaatttttaaagctCCATTATGTTCtggctttaaaaatgttttcagaagaCCTGACGCCAAGGATAACTGCCAAAAACTGAGTGACtggtgaagggaaaaaaataattaaatgtttttattaaacaaacatatttattaaaatgtgtaCATAAGCAATTAGCATATCCTACACTGTCTAAATGTGAAATGACAACATGTTACAGTTCTTTGTCACAGTTGAGGAACGAAAAAACCGATGGAAATAGGGAAGTTGGCATAATCATAAATTTGTGACTGTTAACCAGTGAATAACACAGATTTCATGAAGAGACTAACAAAGAACAATGGCTAAAATATATACAATGTCACTTACATATGTCATATATTTCTGCACTATAAtgcatctctttttttccttccttccgaCACTGGTAACGAGGTCAACGTGTGGAAATAGAGTTTTAGTGACCCATGCCATTTGACCAAATATTTGCGATGTGTAACTGTCTGTAGAGCtggtttttcctttgttttagtTAATGCACTCCCTTAAAACTGAACTGTTAGCCAAGGCACACTGCTAAGCAGGGACACTAACAGAACGTTATCCAAGCATTTGTTTTCCCATCTTGCAAAGAGCTATCCTCACAGCTGTCCTCACACTCTATCTTCACAGATTTTGTCTCTTCTGTCAGGTTTGCCGGCTCCTTGAATTTTACATTCTCGTGTTGGTTCGTGTCAACGTTTCCATTCTCAGTAGGTCTATCTTCTGTCTCTGGTTCACTGTCTGAGTCAATGGAAATGGTTTCTGTGCATGTACTGAGTTTTAAGGTACAGTTTAGTGTTTCACACTGCTTGTTTTGGTCTGTGTTTGGAGTGCCAGACTTGAGGCCTCCAGATCTCCCCACTGAGGAGCTCTCCGTCTTGCTCTCCTCAAAGATCAGCTCGTGCTTAACTTTCTTGAGAGCCTGCATGTCAAAGCCAAGCAGCACAGACACCTTCTTGGTCTCACAGTGTCTCTCACACATCCTTCGCTTGCTTGCAAAGTGGCTAGAAATGTCAGATTTCCACAGCCAAAGACTTGCAGACAGCTTGTCCTCTTCCTGAGGAGAAAGGTAGGGTCGCCGGTTGAAGTAGGCCGTCAAGAAATCTTTCCTGGCCTCATAAGTCTTGTGCTCATAGCTTCTTGGATCCAGAGCAAGGTCATCCGTTTCAGCCTGATTtccagtggtggtggtggtggtggaaatCTTTGACTCCTTGCTCAATTTTAACCTCTTGGGGTTAGATGTGCCCTGCATTGGTGGCTGCCTCTTGAGGAAGCCAGCCCCGGACGAGTTGAGAGTCAAGGCAGACTTGAAGCCTTGGCTTGCCTGGTTCCTACCCACAGCTCGGCACTGCACGAGATGCAGTGTTATTGTGGAGGCCACCATGTTACTGGTGTACACCCCTAAGCAATGAATGCACTTGtatgtcatctttttttcaacCGGATGCATTGTTTGGAGCACTTGGTGTCGCTCCCTCAGATGCATGGCCAAAGCATCAGAGATGGGACCTTTGAGGATGGTGAAACACAGCGGACACAGCGTCTTCCCCACCTCACTATTGTGAGTCGTTGAAGAGAAACTTCTAGTATGAGGTTCACTCTTCTTCTCAATCATCCTTGGAGCAGTTAGCTTGACCAGAGGTGGAACACTATTCTGAGCAGGTGCAGGCTGATCTTGACCATTGACAGATTCCTTCATGTTGAAAGTGAGAACAACAAGCTGAACATTACTGGACTTATCTTGTTTAATGGTGAGATCAAAGGTTAGCGGTGTAGCACCAGGTGGTCCAACAAAGTCATCGGGGTGAGCCTGAGCCACATGTTCCATGATTTTTTCAACATTGTGGAAAGCAGAGTGACATTGTGGACAGGTGAGCCCGTGGATTAGCATGTGATTAAGCAGTGTGTCACTGGGCAGATAGCGGTTGCAAAGCAAACACTTGCTAGTGAAGTTGTGGATTTTCATGATGTACTTGGCCAGTGCCCACACTTTCTTTGCCTTGTGCGCATTCTCAAAATGAGCACTATAGAGGTTTTCAGGAAAAAGCTCATTGCAGACTGTACATATCTTCCACTTCTGTGTCTGGGCTGTGTTTACACCAGTAGcattattttcagccacagtaTTGCCAGGAACTTTGGCACGCACCTGACTGGCTACAATGGGGGACTGATTTTTAATAACAGGGACTGCTGGCTTTAGATAGCCAATCACTGGC
This region of Toxotes jaculatrix isolate fToxJac2 chromosome 3, fToxJac2.pri, whole genome shotgun sequence genomic DNA includes:
- the adnpa gene encoding activity-dependent neuroprotector homeobox a, giving the protein MYQLPVNNLTRIRRARKQVKKALGDIGLEYCKEAAEEFKEFCPNDQFVKGTLCLDICAWDPSYSKTQEYRSKPFCCTECPFSSKYYSGYKNHFRNVHRKIFESKILLNCPYCTFTASKRTLETHVKIFHLPSSARQNYGSSQRTALRKKDKTYLDRARQGDGVERAMYFCKKCTFRDTLYNVVRRHIYREHFQHIVSPYLGMVSESSLKNGANSVNGNNILCKRCQFSTRSYEALVQHVIEYHERIGAQVTTMIGHANIVVSRSQTLPAMSQKMPLIISRGHPLRSEPTAQPVIGYLKPAVPVIKNQSPIVASQVRAKVPGNTVAENNATGVNTAQTQKWKICTVCNELFPENLYSAHFENAHKAKKVWALAKYIMKIHNFTSKCLLCNRYLPSDTLLNHMLIHGLTCPQCHSAFHNVEKIMEHVAQAHPDDFVGPPGATPLTFDLTIKQDKSSNVQLVVLTFNMKESVNGQDQPAPAQNSVPPLVKLTAPRMIEKKSEPHTRSFSSTTHNSEVGKTLCPLCFTILKGPISDALAMHLRERHQVLQTMHPVEKKMTYKCIHCLGVYTSNMVASTITLHLVQCRAVGRNQASQGFKSALTLNSSGAGFLKRQPPMQGTSNPKRLKLSKESKISTTTTTTGNQAETDDLALDPRSYEHKTYEARKDFLTAYFNRRPYLSPQEEDKLSASLWLWKSDISSHFASKRRMCERHCETKKVSVLLGFDMQALKKVKHELIFEESKTESSSVGRSGGLKSGTPNTDQNKQCETLNCTLKLSTCTETISIDSDSEPETEDRPTENGNVDTNQHENVKFKEPANLTEETKSVKIECEDSCEDSSLQDGKTNAWITFC